In the Flavobacteriales bacterium genome, GTTGGAGGCCTATGTAACGCAGCATGGCCTGCGTGTGGTGCGCTGCCTGAACACCCACGGCCACATCGACCATGTGCTGGGCAACGCCTGGGCCCATCGCCGGTTCGATCTGCTGCCGGAGATCCATGCGGACGACCTGGAGCTGCTGCGCCGCGCCCCGGCGATCGGGCAGTTGTACGGGGTGCCATGCGAGCCCTCCCCCGAACCGGCGGCCCACCTGGCCGATGGGGACGAGGTGCGACTGGGTGATCTGCGCTTCCAGGTGATCCATGTACCGGGCCACAGCCCCGGACACGTGGCGCTCTTTTGCCGGGACGCGGGCCACCTTGTGGGCGGCGATGTGCTGTTCCAGGGGAGCATCGGACGCACGGACCTGCCGGGCGGCGACCTGGAGCAGCTCCTGCACAGCATCCGCACCCGCCTGCTGGTGCTGGATGACACGGTGGTGGTCC is a window encoding:
- a CDS encoding MBL fold metallo-hydrolase, translated to MLHCVPFVCNPFQENTWLLHDGREALLVDPGCWNTVEEHRLEAYVTQHGLRVVRCLNTHGHIDHVLGNAWAHRRFDLLPEIHADDLELLRRAPAIGQLYGVPCEPSPEPAAHLADGDEVRLGDLRFQVIHVPGHSPGHVALFCRDAGHLVGGDVLFQGSIGRTDLPGGDLEQLLHSIRTRLLVLDDTVVVHSGHGPDTTIGAERRGNPFLQPSSFR